A stretch of DNA from Glycine max cultivar Williams 82 chromosome 18, Glycine_max_v4.0, whole genome shotgun sequence:
gttagAGGAAAAACAGACAGAAGCACGCATATTTATAGTCACACAATCAGATGCAGAAGAGCCTTCAAACCAAGACAACGATATCAGTCTTCCATTCATCAACAACCACTCTCTCTCCCCTCTCTGCAGCAAAACCAATTCTCCGGCGACATCTCCGGTCAGGTTCCGGCAGCCTCTCCGGCGACTCGGCATGGCAACTCAATGAATGCGGAATCACCGCCGGGGCTCCTCATGTCGGTTTCCTGCCTCTCCGACTACGACCTCCTCTGCGGCGAGGACTCCTCCGGAATCCTCTCCGGAGAGTCGCCGGAGTGCTCCTTCTCCGACATCGACTCCTCACCTCCTCCGCCGTCGCCGACGACAGAGGATTGTTATTCGATCGCGAGCTTCATCGAGCACGAGCGCAACTTCGTTCCGGGATTCGAGTACCTGTCGCGGTTCCAATCTCGCTCCCTGGACGCCAACGCCAGAGAAGAATCAGTTGGATGGATTCTCAAGGTAAACTAAGAAATAactaaacaaacataaaaacaaataactGAACAAAACAACACTAAAAAACTTTCTTCAACAATCGGACACGCGGTTGCGCTTGTATTACGTTATTGCCACTCAACTCGCCGAACTGCTCTACGCTAAAATGCACCGCTGGTGTAACTGTAACCGTCTCTTCTTCGTAACGGCCTTCTAGTATCTTCTAGATCTGCGTCGTACGGAGTTCACTGCGGGTTGACGgcgttagtttttttttctgatttgtTCATGCGAATTGATTAGTGACTGTTTGATGATGCGTGTTTCGCAGGTACACGCGTACTATGGCTTTCAGCCTTTGACGGCGTACCTCGCCGTCAACTATATGGATCGGTTTTTGGATTCTCGCCGGTTGCCGGTGAGCTCTCGTTTCTCAGCAgctttaaaatgtttaaaattaaatccaaaattttatattatatacatatatgtacaatgtaaaattttatattatatatatatatatatatatatatatatatatatatatatatatatatatatatatatgtgcgcGCGCGCGCGCattgtaaaaaattttatatatttaatcacaagctatttatgtaaatttgtttattttatgatagttattttaaaaaattataataataattcttgATTAATCGGTATAGtgaaattttttacaatatcaatataaaaaaaatcaatttttgtcaTTATTATTAAGTGTAagcaaataaaatttcatttctaTCCGGTAATTATTATGTTTGACATTTCAGACTTGAAGCTTACGGCAACACATTCTCatactttattttgttttcttgattaTAAAGTCATTGTATTAATATAgtacttttttaatattatttttcattttctgaaattattcaccatatttcatattttctctttatttttggataaaaggttatatatatttactataatatatttttcagaaAGATGTGAACCCGAGTATTGGATAGGTAGGTAATGCGAAGTTATTTAATATGAGATTAACGTAGTggtacatttatttatattggaGTTGGGATGCATATGACAtgcattaaaaaatactataaaatatgaaattatatacggagtttttttatgtataaaatatcTTTGCTATCATGCTACTCTTTCTGTCGTCGGTTACGTGcaaaaattataagttataattattatgtCAAGAAAATTCTAAGTGTTTCGGGTCGCTTTATGCTGAATCTAAAAAGGAGTTACTATTCCAATAACCTCTCAATTATTGATTAAACaaagcatttatttttttatgtacgaCAAAACCTTATGCCATGCTTTTCTATAAATGTTGAATTATAAGCAAAAGTTATTACAGGTATTATATGAGTTATTTATACGTACGAGAATTAAgtgaattttactttaaaagaaAACAGCGTGTAAATGTAAACAACGTGCGTATTCGGCAATATATACTGTTGTAGTGCTATACAGGGATAGTGACAGCTTGCAGAAGAAGATTCTAGTACTTTTATCTGCAGGTGCATGTCACGTGAGGGATACATGCTGGCACTTGTGCCAGAAAGTTTGAAAAGTATTATTACCACTACTAATCGAGATATTGGAAGCAATTATTGTGATGATGATTATAATGACCTTTTTGATTCACTGTTTGATACGATCCTGTGCATACATGTCTACAGGAAACAAATGGGTGGCCTCTGCAACTTGTATCTGTTGCATGCTTGTCTTTGGCAGCAAAGATGGAAGAACCTCTTGTTCCATCTCTCTTGGACCTTCAGGTATAAATATATAAGTTCTATCGGGATTGAaagatataagattaatttagtaacgaagaaataaaacaatagatagtggatttgaattttcaattaataaaaattaacaaactttcCATATGTGTTGACCTTACTTTTGCACTGGAATCAATAAAATGAACTCAAACATACGCTCCTTGCTTTTGCAGTAGAATCATTGTAATGAAATGATCTCAAACATACGCTCCTTTGTAATGAAAACTTTTGACATTTGGGTTTGCTTTTGCACTAGAATCAATAAAATGAACCCAAACATACGCTACCTTTTGCAGCAGAATCATGGGTTTACACATGCACTATTGAATTTGGTGCGAAGATAATATGATATTATCTTCTGTTTATATACACATTAATGATTAAAAACTAATcattattaatgattaaaagttaaaacttccATGTTGAAATATTGGCATGTCAGTTCATATACAATACTACGTAATTCACAATGTATTTATAAACTGCAGATAGAAGGTGCCAAGTACATATTTGAGCCGAGAACAATTCGTAGGATGGAGCTACTTGTTCTCGGTGTCTTAGATTGGAGGCTAAGATCAGTAACACCACTTTGCTTCCTCGCTTTCTTTGCGTGCAAAGTAGATTCAACTGGAACTTTTATCCGGTTCCTTATTTCCAGGGCAACAGAAATCATCGTATCTAATATCCAAGGTATCCATTTCTATGATAtgtaatttattgaataaagtTATAAGTTTTAAGAAATATTGAATACTAGTAATGAAGGTTTGTATTTTGAGTAACTAAAATTAATGAGTTTCCTATTTGATTACTTTGTCCACAGAGGCTAGCTTTCTTGCTTACTGGCCTTCATGCATTGCTGCTGCAGCCATACTCACTGCAGCTAATGAAATTCCTAATTGGTCTGTGGTTAAGCCCGAAAATGCTGAGTCATGGTGCGAGGGACTAAGAAAAGTAAGCATAGTATGTTAAATTATGATGCGTTGGTTTTTGTATATGTTAAATGGATCGAATTGCCAAAGCACGTATATGTGATTATTGCAGGAAAAAGTAATAGGGTGCTACCAGTTGATGCAAGAGCTTGTGATTAACAATAACCAACGGAAACTCCCTACTAAAGTGTTGCCGCAGCTGCGAGTAACAACTCGGACCCGAATGAGGTCAAGTACTGTATCATCATTCTCATCATCCTCTTCAACCTCCTTCTCCTTGTCTTGTAAGAGGAGGAAATTAAATAACCGTTTGTGGGTAGATGACAAAGGAAACTCCGAGTGAAGAGAAAAcgaacaacaataataaaagaagggaagaaaaagagagggaaTAAGGTGGGCCAAGTTGTCTAGAAACCTCAACATTTTTTAGAGGGTTTTTGCAATTAAAAAATGACTTGAGTGAGGGTGTAGATTATAAtagtatatatatgatatatctcTATCGTATATACTAAGAGAGTTTGATGGGTTtggagtaatttttatttttatgttggtGACTTATTAATATTGAGTTTGCAGAATTCACCTAGGGAAGAGGGATTTTGCGACATGTTACCGTGGGAGAGGAaatgagagaagaaagaagTGAAACACTGAAACAGGGGTAGAAGAATTTAATGTGATTTGTTCTTGTAACCTGTGAGTGTGGAAGAAAGAAGTGAGTTGCGGGCTGGAATTCAAAGTTTGCATTAATTATTGGTGAAGGAGATGAAAGATGGTGGGGGCAACGCTGTAGagattgagaagaagaaaaagtagaGAGAAGGTATGAAAAACTCTGGTGattattgaaagttgaaacttaGAAGTTTGAAGTGTTCAATGTTCATATCATGGTATTCATAAGTCAAGCAAAGCTTCATTTCTTGGCCAGCATCACTGCTTCTTCATCATCCACGTTACTACTACTTTGATGGGACCCTCAACAGTAAAGAACAATTGAAGGGCAATAAGTTGAAGTTTGGCTACAAATCGTGGACTTTTTTTGTTGGGTATTGGCACGTGTGCAGTCGGTTCTGGTGCGTGCCAATGAAGTGTGTAcgtgtgatttttctttttcttggtttttCTTTGCGGGAgctgtttatatattttttcctatttttggcCATGAGTTTTGGCCTAACTATACAGGACTCCAATGGCTGGTGTCCGCGCGTGTGATGGAAACACGTGTATATAtaggttttaatttaaaaaccttgaatttttttatttgttttcaagaGAGGAGAACCCTCTTTCACATAGGGGTAAAAGGTCTTTGGGGCCTTTTTCCTGTGTGCTGTGTATTGGATTGATTAATATATAATGACAACTATTAATTTCTTAGATTTCTTTCATTTACATATCTTTCCATTATATTCTATTATATCTAGGGAAATCCTGGACTCATTCTTGAATGAATCATGTGATTCACGGGCTCACTGACCCCAAAGCAATTCAAACATGAAAGTTATATACAATACAATACAACCATATGCATCTAAATATAATGtacaatttgaattatttacACCCCACTTGTCTAAAGAACTTACAGTCCACGCAAAAATCGCTTGAAATAATACTATTGGGTATTGCAAGGTCGTGCCACATGACTCTCATTTAAGATACTTTGTAGGTTTGTCATTTGTTCTTATTACTGAATGAAAAGAAACTTATAAGACCCTCTCTGGAATCTAGTGAGGCAGAAATCTGAAGCCGGTGGACTCGTTGTCCCCGCTAGCTATAAAGATGGCCAATCACTCACTGATTATGACTCCTCAATTAGTCAGTGCTTGCTCGTGACCGTCACAGACTGTGCTATTGTGGTATTATACAAACAAACTATCACCAGTAGCCCCATTTCCCATTTCATGAAATATCCGACATACTTTGCATTACATATATATCTATGtattaatttacttaattataatGTGTTTAGCTTCACATCTTGAATGTGATGGTAAGAATCTTATGTTATAGTTTCCCTTTctatattttaaacataatgTATTTCCCTTTTTTTCAAGTTTCCAAACACACTAATAGATCTTCATATGTGGATCATTTATAAGGATACCCAAATATAGCACTTGTTTAATTGGAAACGcgatggaccatgttgaaaaaatCATGATAGTCTTAAAACTGCTCTCTCATGTGGTTAAAAATCATGGTAGGACATGCGATTTTTGAATATTCGTTGTCAATCCAAACATACtaattgttttttcatttttttacgtTAGATATTTCTTAACAAATAAATCATTCTTTTATAATGagtaaacaaataaatcatttatttatagTTAAGTGGAAGATGGGTAGCCACCACCAACGGAGCCAATAGGAAGAAGCCTTTgccataattacttaaaaaagtaTGTAAACAAACAACCAGTACAAATTAAAGTTTGGAGAGCAAaaagctaaaataaaaaaacaaagtaacATATCTTAAAAAAGTTACTTCAGTTTAGAATTTCTTCTTCCCTAGCTACAAATAGTAAAAAGTTAAGCTCACGGAGAGCTTGTCATTTAGCCCCATTACCCCGACATAagatatattagttttttttcataCAATAACACATTAACCCACTAGACACTACCATGGCTTTTTCCCCGTAGTGTCTTTGAGAAAAGTAACCATGCATGTTATGCAATCTTAATTATCATATCACCCGTACGTTTGCATGACAACCATATAATAAAACTGTTTACTGGATGAACATCCCATTCTCTCCATCACATCCATACACTGCTGTCTAGACCCATACATCAAACTCTGCATAGATGGACCATAGTGAAGAAAATTATGGCAACTTAGTGACAATCTTAGCTCATTACCTCTTTTCTCCCAATGCTCTTGGATGTTTTCTCAGCATAATTGATGGAGCTATGAATCAATGACGAAGAAAATATGGGCACTTGATTGATCCATTAGACGACagatttttttctctccattcgaattattattattaaatgaccTTTACATGGTGTAGTATATAAGAATTCATCCTTGAAGTAAGAGGATATCTAAGTCATCCATAATATTGAGATGAGTAATGGATGGTCACTTTCCACATGTACCATACTATTCCTGCTTTTTTAAGGGTTTCGTATAGTTCCAAATGTGGATCCCTCAACCCAACTGTCTTACTCCACTTGTCAATTTATTAAGACATGCTTATTAATTAAAGGTAGCTGCTGCTTCCATCAATCAATTAATGCACTAATATTGCATTACCTGATAACCGACGCGGGTGGGATATATGGGATCcattaaatttgaattgaagttACTTTATTCTTATGACATAgtagtatttttattatattttatataattatttttttctttattttattattcatttaatttgatattttttgtcttttctttctttctcttaattatgaaaaagaatatgaataaaaattgaatttctctTTGACTATGTGCTAATTTCAACTTCCCTCCGAACAGGTTatgcaaatcaaataatagggttaattaataaatataattttatctccAAGTTGGGGCAAAAGTTTAGGATATTAATCAAAAGCATGCTTTTGAATTATAGGGTTAATGGGACAGATATTAGGACAAACACTGGGATGGTAGGACAATAATGccaatataaatttaaacaacaCAGACACAATACTGGTTTCTTCCCAATCCTTTTATAAAGAAACGCACATAAGCCAAGTTTGTATACATGCACAGCTAACAAACCTAAACACTGGATCGACCAAAAAAGAGGATATTTATAGCTCTGTCATCAAAGTTAACAtacaatagtattttttttttatttcttataagatTTTGTTAGTTTATTGATAACAAGCGTTGTTAATGGGTTTATGGtagttgagtatttttttttttaatatgaatggTGGCTAAAAATATCCGAAGATTGGGGCATGATGCCAAACGCCATCTCATTGGTCATCAAAAAGTTGAAGaattaaatgagaattttgGATTTATGTCGTGCCATTTGGTTCCCACAAATATCATCCATCACGAGGCCCAAAGTTAACACATGGGAGTTTGGGCTACTTGATCGGTTCACGAATTTTTTGTATTGCCTAGCTATAATTCACTTATTATTATGGCATAGTAATTATGTTCACTAAAATCTTCAAGTTAAACTCTAATCAGCAATTTATAAACCTATTAGAGGATGCCATGTGCACTCACATAGCAAAGGGGACCAACCATGCACTAAGCtgccttttgtttttgtcttaaaTGCGTATACTAATGCACGAAGGTTCCTTTACATCTCTTGCTTTCCTTATCTTGCATTAAAGAATTACCTTCCCCGACGAAGTTCCTTTATTTGTGAACAAAATAACCTTTAAAGCTATAAATGAGTGAGGAATCCTAAGTATATAACCAAAAAGCCAAAGATACTTTTCCTCCCGCAATAAAATGGTAGGGCTTTGGGGGTGTTTTCTGTGGGATGTAGAATCTAGCTCTTTATCCTCTCTTTTTGTAAGGGAATTTGTAATTTCCCACTTTTGGTGTCCATATGACAAGGATAGAGAGAAGACCTAGCCCGTtagaaaatacatatatttttggttGTAAAATTTAACCATATTCTCGTGGGCCTAACGCTAAAAGTTTCATATATAAAGGGCCCTTAATGGGTTAAGGGTTCAAAAGTGAGAATGATGGTGAATTCTCAGATATGGTTTCTGAAGGATTTGATGCTGAATACCACACATATCACTAATCGCAAGTCCTTGAGGTACTCATTGTCCCCATTCTAATTCAGATTTTTTATGGAAAGAGTAAGAGAcagataataaaagaaaagcaaGCAAGAAAAAAAGTGAAGCCGAGACAATAAAAATGATGGCACCCTAAACTTCATATTTATACGTAAAAACTCTTTGtagtatatattttgtttgccCAATAATCAATGTCATGCTTACAAGTCCCAGCCAATGATCACTTTGATTCTTCCTAATTAAATTAAGTCATAGCACTCATAATTAACAACGCTCGCATGCACATATAATCATACATATGTTCACCCATGTCCCCTttagtcattttcaagaaaacCCACAAAGCATTAgtgaaattaattaacattatttgtTACATACGGCGTAGACAATGTGGCTAGTTAGCATATACTGTAGATTACAAATGCATTCAAagattcacaattttttttaattttaatttttagctgAAGCTTTTGATCATCAACTTACACGCATTTGTCTCTTTGGATGccacaaagaaaaaagatggagaaagaTGAGCTAGTCTCGAGGGGGAGCGTCTTATAACGTGGATGTCGTGGTGTTCTTTATTGATGCTTTGTGATAGTGCTGACCATGGACCTCTATAGTGACAAGAGTGGAGACAAAAGAGTCGTCTGCTTAATCATCAAAACCCTATTGATCTACCATGTCCATCTATCACTCCCACCCCACCACCTCTTCAACACTAATTTTGATTCATTCAATTTAGTTACATATgtatagattttatttatttatagtccaaaataaataaaccctCTTCTCTCTTGTCTTAGTCATTAAAAGATGCACCCAGCAATCTTTATGTGAAAGTAGCTAGCATGACATGTCTGAAACTGATTACCCTATTTCACATTCTTGTAAGACTATACTATTCCTCATTCACATAATAAAAAGGCCTAccctttcaaaataaaaaagttataggGCAAGATTTGGTTTGGATGCAACAAAGTAAGGCAAGTTTAAAGTGTAGGTAAAGTTAAAATATGACGATATTGTGGGGTGAAAGGAAATGAAATGGCACAAGTTTTACTTTGTGGTGCTTGCATGTGTAGAATAGCAatgaaaaacaagaaaagatgGATGGAATAGACAGAAGAAGGAGGGGGAAGCTGTTTAGCCGAAAGCTTGTTTCCCAAATTATGAAGGAATAAAGTATGAAGTAAAAAAGAGGAGAGCTAAGAGAGTACGACGAAAATGCATTGGTGTATAacattgatttgatttaattacaTATAGGGAATGTTGAGGGGGATAAGGATCATCAcgctgttatatattttttattttgattcttttggtCATTAATTAATCATAGCGTTTATTGTCCTTTCTTAAATGAGTAAAGATGAAATGAAATCCTCCACACTTTCTCTCTTCTACTTTCTCACACGCTCTTTCAGATTACTACAATGCTTAGGTAAATGGAACATGAAAGCGTCAAATCAGGACTTCGTTGAACTATATATATGTTTGCAGCCATACGTGTCGATGTGGCGATTAATTAGAAGAACGTGgggcaaaaaataaaagaacagtAATATATAGAAACTATGTAAAGTGCGTTCACATCTATATCACAAAAGAACCCAAGCTCCTTCCcactaatgaaaaataaaaattaacctcGAGCGTTGAACATATATATGTGTTCTTACTTTACAACTTCATACATGTACCCATTAACGCCTTTGTTgtaatcaagtttcaagttgtTTGACCCATGAAATTAAGGCATGGTTTAGTAAAcatctttataaatttttaatttatccaataaaatcctatcaaatgaaagtttaatattactaaaataaattagaaagaactaatttaataagtttttatatgAAGCTTTGAAATAAGCtaaaaaatgtttgaattaTGATAAACCATTttcataaattgaaataaacttTATAAATCTTTCAGAGTTTTGAGTTAACCCCGAATGGCAATATACAAATAACCTTCTAGTCTTAATTGGAATGCGGCCACCAATCCCCACGTTGCAATCGTAaacctaaaagaaaaaaaagaactgtttagagaggaagaaaaaaaaatgcttggtTCCAATATGAAGGATAAAAGGTACTATTGTTTGGCCAAAAGTTATATGCGTTGGCTcgatttttaattttgtcaatTGCAGCACACTGTTCACATTACTTAATAATAGcatacacctttttttttttggtgaataataATAGCACACACCTTGGATTTGTAACCTTGGAAACTTGAAAAAAAGGTGGTAGTACTTATCTTCATTGggtttataaataaattgtgtgaTTGGTTTAATATTCATTGTGATACACGGCTAATAGTATTGGTTAATTAATAGAATATGTGTAAAGGAAAAGAAAGCAAGGATCACATTCTGTCATGCTCCACTGCAACATTCCCTTTCCCGATTCTTTTTGGTCGGAAGTGACAACAAGATTACGTTCCCAATTTTCATCTAATGCAAAATTAAATGCCTAAAGCAATTGCTTTTCATGCACACAGTTTGCTTCATATTGCTACTTTTCAATTTGTGTCTGATCATGTTGCTTGGGAAGAGGGACCGGGAACCCAGAAAGAAATATGGAAAATGTATGAAAATTGCTTTGGGCACCACTATTTTTGCTGGGACACCCAGCATAACATATGAAGTTccggttttatttttttgtaaaattaatgtaGACCGACAATCCGTAAGTGGttcataagatttttttaatattttttcaaaaatatattttacaaattaatttaaaattaatggctcAAATAAGAATCAAACCTATAACTTTCGTGTTATTAACACGACACTCTAACCAACTAAGCTACTAGATCATTTatactataaaataattaatgttactatatataacactaaaatttctaatgtatatttaatgcacatgtaaatttacataataaattttgtgacaattaatttttatctaataattaatttgttaacatatataaattgtaaataaaaactataagtttaataataatttacatatgtaaaaaaatgcattattaacataaatctactaatatatttttttgatcttattatagttaattttgatctaataatgtattttttttacatatataaacatctaaatacatcattccattaaatatcaattttgtttaatttttaatcactgtaataaacatttaaatacatcattcaattaaataccaaatttttttaattatcaattgttgtaataaacatctaaatacatcattcaattaaataccatatttgttaaattttcaatcactataataaacatccaaatacatcattcaattaaataccaatttttttaactattaattattgtaataaacatctaaatacaacaTTCAGTTAAATATCAATTTtgtgaataaattaaatgtataaaaaaattctatataaattataattttaaaaaaattcaaaacatacgAATTGACAATCCGTGTATGAACTGttcggattgacaatccgtgtATGAActatacggattgtcaatccatatgttttgaaaaaaaacatacGCACCTCTTCTTCTCCAATGACGAAAAATCATTGAACTTCACCGTATATTTGTAAACAATGCATGTACACCACTTGCAACAACAAACGCTCACAAAAGAACGCTAACGGAAGCAAGTTACATTAAGAGAGTGCGGTTTTATGAAAAAAAGGCGTTGCATAAAATGTTGGGTGTAGCAGCAAAAATGTTGGGTGTCCCAAGAAGTTCCTGAatatagaagcaaagcttcatggtgaatcaaaggtgattcaaaagtgttttgatgataacaatgatgataacaaaagatgatgacaaaggtgataacaaaaaactcaaagatcaatcaaagaacaactcaagtgagtcaaagatcaatcaaagaacaactcaagtgaatcaagaacaattcaagagttcaagataagaatcaagaagaattcaagactcaagaagaaagttaaaagtaaagaatcaaggttcaagatctcaaaaatcaagatcaagatccaagaatcaagagaaggcttaatcaagataagtataaaaagtttttctcaaaaattgagtagcacatgatttttctcaaaacatgtttaccaaagagtttttactctctcgtAATCgataccagattgttgtaattgattaccagtagcaaaattgttttgaaaaagttttcaaattgaatttacaacgttccaattaatttcaaaaagctgtaatcgattacaatgttttggtaatcgattaccagtccctttgaatgttgaaattcaaattcaaatgtgaagagtcacatcctttcacataaaagccttgtgtaatcgattacactgatttggtaatcgattaccagtgattgtttctgaataaatcgaaagatgtaactcttcaaaaaggttttgactttttcaaattggttttaagtttttctaaaagttgtaactcttctaaatggtcctcttggccagacatgaagagtctataaaagcaaggctttgatttgcttttcaattaattcattcattcaatcttgaacacttattttatgcaatcctttacaagctttgaatctctttgaacttc
This window harbors:
- the LOC100818190 gene encoding cyclin-D1-1 gives rise to the protein MNAESPPGLLMSVSCLSDYDLLCGEDSSGILSGESPECSFSDIDSSPPPPSPTTEDCYSIASFIEHERNFVPGFEYLSRFQSRSLDANAREESVGWILKVHAYYGFQPLTAYLAVNYMDRFLDSRRLPETNGWPLQLVSVACLSLAAKMEEPLVPSLLDLQIEGAKYIFEPRTIRRMELLVLGVLDWRLRSVTPLCFLAFFACKVDSTGTFIRFLISRATEIIVSNIQEASFLAYWPSCIAAAAILTAANEIPNWSVVKPENAESWCEGLRKEKVIGCYQLMQELVINNNQRKLPTKVLPQLRVTTRTRMRSSTVSSFSSSSSTSFSLSCKRRKLNNRLWVDDKGNSE